In the genome of Electrophorus electricus isolate fEleEle1 chromosome 26, fEleEle1.pri, whole genome shotgun sequence, one region contains:
- the polr2h gene encoding DNA-directed RNA polymerases I, II, and III subunit RPABC3: protein MAGILFEDIFDVKDIDPDGKKFDRVSRLHCESESFKMDLILDVNTQIYPVDLGDKFRLVIASTLYEDGTPDDGEYNPQDERPSRADQFDYVMYGKAYKIEGDETSTEAATRLSAYVSYGGLLMRLQGDANNLHGFEVDSRVYLLMKKLAF, encoded by the exons ATGGCTGGAATTCTATTTGAAGACATTTTTGACGTGAAGGATATAGATCCAGATGGAAAAAAGTTTGACAGAG TTTCTCGACTTCACTGTGAGAGTGAGTCTTTCAAAATGGACCTCATCCTGGATGTGAATACTCAGATTTATCCTGTTGATCTAG GGGATAAATTCCGATTAGTAATAGCCAGCACACTGTATGAAGATGGCACCCCAGATGATGGGGAGTACAACCCTCAAGATGAAAGACCATCCAG AGCAGATCAGTTTGATTATGTAATGTATGGGAAAGCTTATAAGATTGAGGGGGATGAGACCTCCACGGAAGCAGCTACACGCCT CTCTGCATATGTCTCATATGGCGGCCTACTTATGCGACTACAAGGGGATGCCAACAACCTGCATGGCTTTGAGGTGGACTCCAGAGTCTATCTACTCATGAAGAAACTTGCATtctga
- the mfsd8l1 gene encoding major facilitator superfamily domain-containing protein 8 has translation MNNRRKRKITFFTIGFIFLLSGVEYAVILPTIWRYLQTLDAAPYFLGLGLSAFSLSGLLSGPLFGHWSDRTRTTKNIILFANCFEIVGNFMYFMGYSKWLLLSSRFVAGVGTGAGSSIFGFLTRSTAPKNRSTVFAAVMACRQVGLLIGPAFNIFLRLCDFQLGPFVVNKYTAPGVFMCALWLLMQLVVLLMYWDIPPPGIAMEEEGEGEEGRPLVRPHEPTDCYGTLPNSGSSLTAEVKGDLPSPCLPPEQVHSSPIKHFSASREFLKEEVLVLLAAQFITLFNQMALETMVTPLTQRFFNFGELENSIMYCLCGVEVIAGFVFVRWFSRRVEERVVLAVGLILCNISCVWCLIFLANPQGGFPWQLGEFIIGVFLQVLGLPFVAVAQVSLFSKITAEKTQGFSQGIRRSVGGLATILGPLWAGGLTSNLYVMLGVMMGLLALLTIMMAVSYERLVERPTVEHTDSLED, from the exons ATGAACAATCGACGCAAACGCAAGATCACATTTTTCACAATTGGATTTATATTCCTACTAAGCGGCGTTGAGTACG CTGTGATTTTACCCACGATATGGCGATATCTGCAGACTCTTGACGCGGCGCCATATTTCTTGGGCCTCGGTCTGTCGGCGTTCAGCCTCAGCGGGCTTCTCTCAGGCCCACTGTTCGGCCACTGGTCTGACAGAACACGCACTACCAAAAACATCATTCTCTTCGCCAACTGCTTTGAAATAGTTG gtaatttcatgtatttcatgGGATATTCTAAATGGCTGTTGCTCAGTAGTCGTTTTGTTGCAG GTGTTGGGACTGGTGCTGGCTCATCCATCTTTGGCTTCCTGACAAGAAGCACCGCCCCCAAAAATCGCTCTACTGTATTCGCTGCTGTCATGGCCTGCCGCCAGGTTGGCCTGCTAATTG GCCCTGCTTTCAACATCTTTCTGCGGCTGTGTGACTTCCAACTGGGTCCATTTGTGGTGAACAAGTACACTGCACCTGGG GTCTTCATGTGTGCACTGTGGCTCCTTATGCAACTGGTGGTGCTGCTGATGTACTGGGACATCCCCCCCCCAGGCATTGCTATGGAGGAAGAAGGGGAGGGGGAAGAAGGTAGGCCGCTGGTCAGGCCCCATGAACCCACTGACTGCTACGGCACGCTTCCCAACTCCGGCTCCTCACTAACGGCTGAAGTGAAGGGGGACCTGCCCTCACCTTGCCTTCCACCTGAACAGGTCCACTCCAGCCCCATCAAACACTTCAGTGCCAGTCGAG AGTTCCTCAAAGAAGAGGTGTTGGTCCTGCTTGCTGCCCAGTTTATTACACTGTTCAACCAAATGGCACTGGAG ACTATGGTGACTCCTCTGACTCAGAGATTCTTTAACTTTGGTGAGCTGGAGAACAGCATCATGTACTGTttgtgtggggtggaggtgattgctggctttgtgtttgtgcgctGGTTCAGCAggcgggtggaggagagggtggtACTTGCTGTAGGCCTCATCCTCTGCAACATCTCCTGTGTGTGGTGCCTCATTTTCCTTGCCAACCCTCAGG GTGGATTTCCTTGGCAGCTGGGAGAGTTCATTATCGGGGTGTTCCTCCAGGTTTTGGGTCTTCCATTTGTAGCTGTTGCCCAAGTGTCTCTTTTCTCGAAAATCACGGCAGAGAAGACACAAG GTTTTAGTCAAGGAATACGGCGCTCTGTTGGAGGGCTGGCAACCATCTTGGGTCCACTCTGGGCAGGAGGTTTGACCTCTAACCTTTACGTAATGCTGGGCGTGATGATGGGTTTGCTAGCACTGCttact ATAATGATGGCTGTCTCCTATGAGCGACTGGTAGAGCGACCTACAGTGGAGCATACAGACAGCCTGGAGGACTGA
- the LOC113585742 gene encoding lisH domain-containing protein ARMC9 isoform X2, whose translation MNSKKGQEMGDVLANEADLLLMIKEYLKFCELEETLKIFEKECKSKGKPVPKAPSSSPGDSKTLHLQKDLLSSFDDGDMKVFFELWAEHVPEDIRDNDPAVRKLEFYLHIHFAIYPLKNSLGRQEKAEIGEQMSQFRHYLETRGAALSHTTEFLPFYALPFVPNPAVHPSFQELFQDSWTPDLKKRLEKLLALTLKASATPRLLTLVSLAAVQQRDSAKENKESSKQVHAQLAEAEKRAASYTRRFNRMQADYHNLIGVTAELVDSLEATVSGKMISPEYLQGVCIRLFNGQMRQSAAQSIDFTRPGTASSMLRASIAAQPKDVPLLPSLDYEKLKKDLVTGSDRLKALLLQALRWRLTRSLQGEQRDTVLQAFISNDLLDSHTTKQKSVLHLIKSKNEIVRQYMARLINAFASLSEGRTYLSQVPSLLRPLVDCLQTEKKDSVTRENVLGALQKLSLRRVHQSALIRYGLIGWLVGELQHSDCLSDYTLEYAVALLMNLCLRTQGKRQCMERAKHVLKVLTDLLGHENREIRPYVNGALYSILSIPTVRKDAKEMSLEEILHCYTKEDSPELNRQIEFIIRQLNSEEVLEHEAESDDEEEEEEEEEDVMEADLDKEEVLQPNPKELYGENLLTTEYLGIMTNMVKAKRRWSLHSSQTIDEPLQRPVTPSSHRNTMDGRAAYGEVDPSSLFHSPITSRPPTRSGSHTSTSDSIGCALNSECWRYSQESGLEGSLVASALLTNSHESNGPSQSDLIPGFVGQPKVQRMPSGHASSEGRLKAPLLGPQFSNSEPQQSSSRPGSAPLSTGKSRACEHVGTAATQYSLQSKRTHSRL comes from the exons ATGAATTCCAAAAAAGGTCAAGAGATGGGGGATGTTTTGGCAAATGAAGCAGATCTACTTTTGATGATTAAAGAA TACCTGAAGTTCTGTGAGTTGGAGGAAACATTGAAGATCTTTGAGAAAGAGTGCAAAAGCAAAGGGAAACCTGTCCCAAAAGCACCAAGCAGCTCACCTGGAGATTCCAAAAC tttgcatcttcaGAAGGATCTCCTTAGCTCATTTGATGATGGAGATATGAAGGTATTCTTTGAGCTGTGGGCAGAACATGTTCCTGAAGACATCCGGGACAATGACCCAGCTGTCCGGAAACTGGAATTCTACTTGCACATTCATTTTGCTATCTACCCACTGAAGAACTCTCTTGGAAGACAG GAAAAGGCTGAGATTGGTGAGCAGATGAGCCAGTTCAGGCACTACCTGGAGACCAGAGGGGCGGCGCTGAGCCACACCACTGAGTTTCTGCCCTTCTATGCCCTACCTTTTGTGCCCAATCCAGCAGTGCACCCTTCATTCCAAGAGCTCTTCCAG gaTTCCTGGACACCAGATTTAAAGAAAAGGCTTGAGAAGCTCTTGGCTCTGACACTAAAAGCCTCAGCCACACCGAGGCTGCTCACTCT TGTTTCCTTAGCTGCTGTtcaacagagagacagtgcaaaagaaaacaagg AGAGCTCGAAACAGGTGCATGCCCAGCTGGCTGAGGCAGAGAAGAGAGCTGCCAGCTACACCAGGAGGTTCAACAGGATGCAGGCCGACTACCACAACCTCATTGGTGTGACGGCTGAGCTTGTGGACTCACTGGAGGCCACCGTCAGTGGGAAGATG ATCTCCCCTGAGTACCTCCAGGGTGTGTGCATACGTCTGTTCAATGGGCAGATGAGGCAAAGCGCTGCTCAGAGCATTGACTTCACAAGGCCTGGCACA gCCTCCTCCATGTTACGAGCCTCCATTGCAGCCCA GCCCAAAGACGTGCCATTGCTGCCTTCTCTGGACTATGAGAAGCTCAAAAAGGATCTGGTAACTGGTTCAGACAGACTCAAGGCCCTGCTGCTTCAGGCACTGCGCTGG AGACTGACGCGTTCTCTACAGGGGGAGCAGAGAGATACGGTTCTGCAAGCTTTCATCAGTAACGACCTGCTAGACAGCCACACCACCAAACAG AAGTCTGTGCTCCATCTCATCAAATCAAAGAATGAGATTGTGAGGCAGTATATGGCTCGACTGATCAATGCCTTCGCCTCTCTGTCAGAGG GCCGCACATACCTTTCTCAGGTGCCATCTTTGCTGAGACCTCTGGTGGACTGTCTGCAGACAGAAAAGAAGGACTCAGTGACGAGAGAGAATGTTCTGGGAGCCCTGCAGAAGCTTAGCCTCAG ACGCGTCCATCAGTCTGCTCTGATCAGATATGGACTGATAGGATGGCTGGTTGGTGAACTACAACACTCCGACTGTCTTTCTGACTACACTCTAGAATATGCGGTAGCCCTGCTCATGAACCTCTGCTTGCGCACACAAG GAAAGAGACAGTGCATGGAAAGAGCAAAGCATGTATTAAAGGTTCTGACTGATCTACTGGGACATGAGAACCGCGAG atCCGTCCCTATGTGAATGGAGCTTTGTACAGCATTCTAAGTATCCCAACTGTACGGAAAGATGCCAAAGAGATG AGTTTGGAGGAGATCCTGCACTGCTACACTAAAGAAGACAGTCCTGAGCTCAATAGACAAATTGAGTTCATTATTAGACAACTAAACTCAG AAGAGGTACTGGAACATGAGGCGGAGtcagatgatgaagaggaggaggaggaggaggag GAGGATGTAATGGAGGCAGATCTGGATAAGGAAGAGGTTCTTCAGCCAAATCCTAAAGAGCTCTATGGCGAGAACCTTCTGACCACAGAGTACTTGGGG ATCATGACTAACATGGTGAAAGCCAAGAGGAGATGGAGTCTCCACTCCTCTCAGACTATAGATGAGCCTCTTCAAAGACCCGTCACACCGAGCTCCCACAGGAATACCAT ggaTGGCCGAGCTGCTTATGGTGAAGTGGACCCCTCCAGCCTGTTCCATTCCCCTATTACCTCTCGCCCCCCCACCCGTAGTGGAAGTCACACTAGCACAAGTGACTCCATCGGCTGTGCTCTga ACTCTGAGTGCTGGCGTTACTCTCAGGAGTCTGGGCTTGAAGGTTCCTTAGTAGCCAGTGCCCTCCTGACCAACAGCCACGAAAGCAATGGCCCCTCACAAAG TGACCTCATCCCTGGCTTTGTGGGCCAGCCTAAGGTTCAGCGTATGCCTAGTGGTCATGCAAGCAGTGAGGGCCGCTTGAAAGCCCCCTTGTTGGGCCCCCAGTTCTCCAACAGTGAAccccagcagagcagcagcaggccAGGCAGTGCCCCTCTCAGCACCGGCA AGTCACGTGCATGTGAGCATGTGGGAACAGCAGCAACTCAGTACAGTCTACAGTCCAAGAGAACACACTCAAGACTATGA
- the LOC113585742 gene encoding lisH domain-containing protein ARMC9 isoform X1 produces MKVFFELWAEHVPEDIRDNDPAVRKLEFYLHIHFAIYPLKNSLGRQEKAEIGEQMSQFRHYLETRGAALSHTTEFLPFYALPFVPNPAVHPSFQELFQDSWTPDLKKRLEKLLALTLKASATPRLLTLVSLAAVQQRDSAKENKESSKQVHAQLAEAEKRAASYTRRFNRMQADYHNLIGVTAELVDSLEATVSGKMISPEYLQGVCIRLFNGQMRQSAAQSIDFTRPGTGYYSMTPYDDGYASSMLRASIAAQPKDVPLLPSLDYEKLKKDLVTGSDRLKALLLQALRWRLTRSLQGEQRDTVLQAFISNDLLDSHTTKQKSVLHLIKSKNEIVRQYMARLINAFASLSEGRTYLSQVPSLLRPLVDCLQTEKKDSVTRENVLGALQKLSLRRVHQSALIRYGLIGWLVGELQHSDCLSDYTLEYAVALLMNLCLRTQGKRQCMERAKHVLKVLTDLLGHENREIRPYVNGALYSILSIPTVRKDAKEMSLEEILHCYTKEDSPELNRQIEFIIRQLNSEEVLEHEAESDDEEEEEEEEEDVMEADLDKEEVLQPNPKELYGENLLTTEYLGIMTNMVKAKRRWSLHSSQTIDEPLQRPVTPSSHRNTMDGRAAYGEVDPSSLFHSPITSRPPTRSGSHTSTSDSIGCALNSECWRYSQESGLEGSLVASALLTNSHESNGPSQSDLIPGFVGQPKVQRMPSGHASSEGRLKAPLLGPQFSNSEPQQSSSRPGSAPLSTGSNHSNRK; encoded by the exons ATGAAGGTATTCTTTGAGCTGTGGGCAGAACATGTTCCTGAAGACATCCGGGACAATGACCCAGCTGTCCGGAAACTGGAATTCTACTTGCACATTCATTTTGCTATCTACCCACTGAAGAACTCTCTTGGAAGACAG GAAAAGGCTGAGATTGGTGAGCAGATGAGCCAGTTCAGGCACTACCTGGAGACCAGAGGGGCGGCGCTGAGCCACACCACTGAGTTTCTGCCCTTCTATGCCCTACCTTTTGTGCCCAATCCAGCAGTGCACCCTTCATTCCAAGAGCTCTTCCAG gaTTCCTGGACACCAGATTTAAAGAAAAGGCTTGAGAAGCTCTTGGCTCTGACACTAAAAGCCTCAGCCACACCGAGGCTGCTCACTCT TGTTTCCTTAGCTGCTGTtcaacagagagacagtgcaaaagaaaacaagg AGAGCTCGAAACAGGTGCATGCCCAGCTGGCTGAGGCAGAGAAGAGAGCTGCCAGCTACACCAGGAGGTTCAACAGGATGCAGGCCGACTACCACAACCTCATTGGTGTGACGGCTGAGCTTGTGGACTCACTGGAGGCCACCGTCAGTGGGAAGATG ATCTCCCCTGAGTACCTCCAGGGTGTGTGCATACGTCTGTTCAATGGGCAGATGAGGCAAAGCGCTGCTCAGAGCATTGACTTCACAAGGCCTGGCACA GGATATTACTCTATGACTCCCTATGATGATGGATAT gCCTCCTCCATGTTACGAGCCTCCATTGCAGCCCA GCCCAAAGACGTGCCATTGCTGCCTTCTCTGGACTATGAGAAGCTCAAAAAGGATCTGGTAACTGGTTCAGACAGACTCAAGGCCCTGCTGCTTCAGGCACTGCGCTGG AGACTGACGCGTTCTCTACAGGGGGAGCAGAGAGATACGGTTCTGCAAGCTTTCATCAGTAACGACCTGCTAGACAGCCACACCACCAAACAG AAGTCTGTGCTCCATCTCATCAAATCAAAGAATGAGATTGTGAGGCAGTATATGGCTCGACTGATCAATGCCTTCGCCTCTCTGTCAGAGG GCCGCACATACCTTTCTCAGGTGCCATCTTTGCTGAGACCTCTGGTGGACTGTCTGCAGACAGAAAAGAAGGACTCAGTGACGAGAGAGAATGTTCTGGGAGCCCTGCAGAAGCTTAGCCTCAG ACGCGTCCATCAGTCTGCTCTGATCAGATATGGACTGATAGGATGGCTGGTTGGTGAACTACAACACTCCGACTGTCTTTCTGACTACACTCTAGAATATGCGGTAGCCCTGCTCATGAACCTCTGCTTGCGCACACAAG GAAAGAGACAGTGCATGGAAAGAGCAAAGCATGTATTAAAGGTTCTGACTGATCTACTGGGACATGAGAACCGCGAG atCCGTCCCTATGTGAATGGAGCTTTGTACAGCATTCTAAGTATCCCAACTGTACGGAAAGATGCCAAAGAGATG AGTTTGGAGGAGATCCTGCACTGCTACACTAAAGAAGACAGTCCTGAGCTCAATAGACAAATTGAGTTCATTATTAGACAACTAAACTCAG AAGAGGTACTGGAACATGAGGCGGAGtcagatgatgaagaggaggaggaggaggaggag GAGGATGTAATGGAGGCAGATCTGGATAAGGAAGAGGTTCTTCAGCCAAATCCTAAAGAGCTCTATGGCGAGAACCTTCTGACCACAGAGTACTTGGGG ATCATGACTAACATGGTGAAAGCCAAGAGGAGATGGAGTCTCCACTCCTCTCAGACTATAGATGAGCCTCTTCAAAGACCCGTCACACCGAGCTCCCACAGGAATACCAT ggaTGGCCGAGCTGCTTATGGTGAAGTGGACCCCTCCAGCCTGTTCCATTCCCCTATTACCTCTCGCCCCCCCACCCGTAGTGGAAGTCACACTAGCACAAGTGACTCCATCGGCTGTGCTCTga ACTCTGAGTGCTGGCGTTACTCTCAGGAGTCTGGGCTTGAAGGTTCCTTAGTAGCCAGTGCCCTCCTGACCAACAGCCACGAAAGCAATGGCCCCTCACAAAG TGACCTCATCCCTGGCTTTGTGGGCCAGCCTAAGGTTCAGCGTATGCCTAGTGGTCATGCAAGCAGTGAGGGCCGCTTGAAAGCCCCCTTGTTGGGCCCCCAGTTCTCCAACAGTGAAccccagcagagcagcagcaggccAGGCAGTGCCCCTCTCAGCACCGGCA GTAACCATTCTAACAGGAAGTGA